One window of Aliarcobacter lanthieri genomic DNA carries:
- a CDS encoding HD domain-containing protein: MMQRFQMMVFYTIWILFLIVISIGYANYHYFGTLSLNLNIVTLLVKAYPFTTIFIIIFLLIVVFYQFKIYREKIKNRRNCQITYVDLEKIAHLWLEFEEIEDNIEHKMMEKMEVSFDESKKDIQEVINTLIGNRTITDMNFYKKYVFNYLDSFSKQELEIVAVLYELLETKAKELPSVATLYKSDTDKNIYKDIVSEKLTSYEILYKVNLFDHTMNVVDSMYNLLIKEKDSFVFGWSRMLISALSHDIGKIEKIESLKGLSGLDKGKYENNTHENISRLILSNAFPGYEYIDDVCEIIEKHHLQSIDEKNKNYKAIKYLKNADQMARKLEIKEYLNNKKDNIKKDDIENKENLLDEIIPDDDLKYFENASTPNDKNEVEVILRNHNDNIKNLVEPNKIAESDTINKAIDNKKDMIHPEQEVDLNPSDIGNLIEMLINSINEVEISPKTKRLKLISISDSDELYIPKDIFTKFVKSAGISLTIEKDLSNLIKKLKSDNVLKYETSNITIDGFGNLAYKSRRDYVVFSLESMGITAEEADLKKRNQEHLRNVTINKGKRED; this comes from the coding sequence ATGATGCAAAGATTTCAAATGATGGTATTTTATACAATTTGGATTTTATTTCTTATTGTTATTTCTATTGGATATGCAAATTATCACTATTTTGGTACTTTGAGTTTAAACTTGAATATTGTAACCTTGCTAGTAAAAGCATATCCTTTTACAACAATATTTATAATTATATTTTTATTGATAGTAGTATTTTACCAGTTTAAAATATATAGAGAGAAGATAAAGAATAGAAGAAATTGCCAAATTACTTACGTTGATTTAGAAAAAATAGCTCATTTATGGTTAGAATTTGAAGAAATAGAAGATAATATAGAACATAAAATGATGGAAAAAATGGAAGTATCATTTGATGAATCTAAAAAAGATATTCAAGAAGTAATAAATACTCTTATAGGTAATAGAACTATAACTGATATGAATTTCTATAAAAAATATGTATTTAATTATTTGGATTCTTTCTCTAAACAAGAATTAGAAATTGTAGCTGTTTTATATGAATTACTAGAAACAAAAGCAAAAGAATTGCCTTCTGTTGCAACTTTATATAAATCTGATACAGATAAAAATATATACAAAGATATAGTATCAGAAAAATTAACATCTTATGAGATTTTGTATAAAGTAAATTTATTTGATCATACAATGAATGTTGTTGATAGTATGTACAACCTTTTAATTAAAGAAAAAGACTCTTTTGTGTTTGGTTGGAGTAGGATGTTAATTTCTGCATTATCTCATGATATTGGCAAAATAGAAAAGATTGAGTCTTTAAAGGGGTTAAGTGGCTTAGATAAGGGTAAATATGAAAATAATACTCATGAGAATATAAGTAGATTGATATTAAGTAATGCCTTCCCTGGTTATGAGTATATAGATGATGTTTGTGAGATTATAGAAAAACATCACTTGCAAAGTATAGATGAAAAAAATAAAAACTATAAAGCGATTAAATATTTAAAAAATGCTGATCAAATGGCAAGAAAATTAGAAATTAAAGAGTATTTAAATAATAAAAAAGACAATATCAAAAAAGACGATATTGAAAATAAAGAAAATCTTTTAGATGAAATAATTCCAGATGATGATTTAAAATATTTTGAGAATGCATCTACTCCAAATGATAAGAATGAAGTAGAGGTTATTTTAAGAAATCATAATGATAATATAAAGAATTTAGTAGAACCTAACAAAATAGCTGAATCTGATACTATAAATAAAGCAATAGATAATAAAAAAGATATGATCCATCCAGAACAAGAAGTTGATCTGAATCCTTCTGATATTGGAAATCTAATAGAAATGCTTATAAATAGTATTAATGAAGTAGAAATATCTCCTAAAACAAAAAGATTAAAATTAATATCTATTTCTGATTCAGATGAGCTTTATATACCTAAAGATATTTTTACAAAGTTTGTAAAAAGTGCTGGTATAAGTTTAACTATTGAAAAAGATTTATCAAATTTAATAAAAAAACTTAAATCAGATAATGTATTAAAATATGAAACAAGTAATATAACAATTGATGGATTTGGAAATTTAGCATATAAATCAAGAAGAGATTATGTTGTATTTAGCTTAGAAAGTATGGGTATAACAGCAGAGGAAGCTGATTTAAAAAAGAGAAATCAAGAGCATTTACGAAATGTTACTATCAATAAAGGCAAAAGAGAGGATTAA
- the traL gene encoding type IV conjugative transfer system protein TraL: MEGRYIPKFLNAEPQILWWDLSDFIKVLFFIFFGVLSNHPFIGLILGLIFLKVSDKLASKKEAGYQKHLAYHFGLYGLKNRVPESWCRELSR, from the coding sequence ATGGAAGGAAGATATATACCTAAATTTTTAAATGCTGAACCTCAAATTTTATGGTGGGATTTGTCAGATTTTATTAAAGTTTTATTCTTTATATTTTTTGGAGTTTTATCAAACCACCCATTTATAGGCTTAATATTAGGTTTAATTTTCCTAAAAGTTAGTGATAAACTTGCTTCAAAAAAGGAAGCTGGTTATCAAAAACACTTAGCATATCACTTTGGGCTCTATGGATTAAAAAATAGAGTTCCAGAGAGCTGGTGTAGAGAATTATCAAGATAA
- a CDS encoding TraE/TraK family type IV conjugative transfer system protein has product MRFWGLYNRNLRQLDLFKVFSFLLVLTNLFLAITVINTSKNSKIIITPPYITSEFENVGNAFSYSYYEQIGFHLSSALLTISPSNVNKTFDSIQGYFSSDPMEAKAIKDFLVKEAEQIKKDNIYQAFYPLKLLENHQNNSFTVEGLLKTMTGNIAMEEKKARINFNYRVNNKKLVIKSFEVIK; this is encoded by the coding sequence ATGAGATTCTGGGGATTATACAACAGAAATCTAAGACAATTAGATTTATTTAAAGTTTTTTCATTTTTACTAGTATTAACAAATTTATTCCTTGCAATAACTGTAATAAACACTAGCAAAAATAGTAAAATAATAATAACACCTCCTTACATAACAAGCGAATTTGAAAATGTGGGAAATGCATTTAGCTATAGCTATTACGAACAAATTGGTTTTCATTTAAGTAGTGCTTTACTAACTATTAGTCCATCTAATGTTAATAAAACTTTTGATTCTATTCAAGGTTATTTTAGTAGTGATCCAATGGAAGCAAAAGCAATCAAAGATTTTTTAGTTAAAGAAGCTGAACAAATCAAAAAAGACAATATCTATCAAGCTTTTTATCCTTTAAAATTACTAGAAAATCACCAAAATAATAGTTTTACAGTCGAAGGACTTTTAAAAACTATGACAGGTAATATAGCAATGGAAGAGAAAAAAGCAAGAATAAATTTTAATTATAGAGTTAATAATAAAAAACTTGTTATTAAAAGCTTTGAGGTTATAAAATAA